One Tripterygium wilfordii isolate XIE 37 chromosome 10, ASM1340144v1, whole genome shotgun sequence DNA segment encodes these proteins:
- the LOC120007337 gene encoding uncharacterized protein LOC120007337 gives MRKMIKKRDIVRSGVTRFAINYLCLQSLVEKKEQLRLMFASEEWAQNSHSKSAKGKVAYATVVSISFGILWFVDSDRPSMSWLYREVQAAIREIKKDICSGLEKNYKPIIDIMESKSRGRLDSSLHLVGYLLNPYYFAKNKVEIGDDATIMEAYLDCVDKFFLDDRTTQGIVSDDELINYKKLEGIFGRKQAIYAYESKGVNEFNPAGWWSNYGGSAPNLKKMATRILSLTTISSGYERNWSTFDGVHTKKRNRIDSERLNNLVYVQFNAKFLYKKRRVSNDKYVFQADNCTKAQHWLVDGVDDESDVDPISEQHGRAKRVLLEIETLVWIYEIASIVIMIEESLEVSLEVRMGDQLLITLYLYPYWAFGSFPLFYHLRRVLRNIETPVSGSMVVVVDPEGLD, from the exons ATGAGAAAGATGATAAAGAAGCGTGACATAGTACGGTCTGGTGTGACACGCTTTGCTATTAATTACCTTTGTTTGCAAAGCTTGGTGGAGAAAAAAGAGCAACTAAGACTTATGTTTGCTTCCGAAGAATGGGCTCAGAATTCACATTCTAAGAGTGCGAAGGGAAAAGTGGCATATGCAACAGTTGTTAGCATATCCTTTGGAA TACTTTGGTTTGTTGATAGTGACAGACCATCTATGTCATGGTTGTATCGAGAAGTTCAAGCGGCGATAAGAGAGATCAAGAAAGACATATGTAGTGGACTTGAAAAGAATTATAAACCGATAATTGACATAATGGAGAGTAAATCCAGAGGAAGACTTGATTCCTCTTTGCACTTGGTGGGTTACTTGCTTAATCCATACTACTTTGCAAAGAATAAGGTGGAAATAGGAGATGATGCAACTATAATGGAAGCATATCTCGATTGTGTGGACAAGTTCTTCCTCGATGATCGGACCACTCAAGGGATAGTGTCTGATGATGAATTGATCAATTATAAGAAATTGGAGGGAATATTTGGAAGAAAACAAGCCATTTATGCTTATGAAAGTAAAGGTGTCAATGAGTTCAATCCCG CTGGGTGGTGGAGTAACTATGGTGGTAGTGCACCAAACTTGAAGAAGATGGCAACTAGAATTCTCTCATTGACCACAATTTCATCAGGTTATGAGAGGAATTGGAGTACATTCGACGGG GtgcacactaaaaagagaaaTAGAATTGACTCGGAAAGATTGAACAACTTGGTGTATGTTCAATTCAATGCAAAATTTCTCTATAAGAAGCGAAGAGTGAGTAATGATAAATATGTCTTTCAAGCGGAtaattgtacaaaagctcaacATTGGTTGGTTGATGGTGTTGACGACGAGAGTGATGTTGATCCCATATCGGAGCAACATGGGAG GGCCAAGAGGGTGCTCCTTGAGATTGAGACTCTTGTGTGGATATATGAGATAGCCAG CATTGTGATAATGATTGAGGAGtcattggaggtgagtttggagGTTCGGATGGGTGACCAG CTTctcattacactctatttatatCCCTACTGGGCATTCGGCTCATTCCCTCTTTTCTATCATTTGAG GAGGGTACTCCGGAATATTGAGACTCCTGTGTCTGGTAGTATGGTTGTGGTAGTGGACCCTGAGGGTCTTGACTAG